The following proteins are encoded in a genomic region of bacterium:
- a CDS encoding Fe-S-containing hydro-lyase, with protein MAEPKRIITPLTDEVIKDLHIGDSVLISGVIYTSRDSAHKRLIEALERGENLPLELDGQIIYYAGPAPAKPGKPIGSIGPTTSYRMDPYAPTLIAKGLKGMIGKGNRSSSVIEAMIKYTAVYFGAVGGAAALGAKSIKKAEFIAYEDLGPEGIRRLEVEDFPAVVVNDCYGGDLYKQGLEKYGKQ; from the coding sequence ATGGCTGAACCAAAGCGAATTATTACTCCTCTTACTGACGAAGTCATAAAAGATTTACATATCGGAGATTCTGTCTTAATAAGCGGAGTAATTTATACGTCACGTGATTCTGCGCACAAGCGTCTTATTGAAGCGTTGGAAAGGGGCGAGAACCTGCCTCTTGAGCTTGACGGCCAGATAATCTATTATGCAGGCCCTGCACCTGCAAAACCGGGTAAGCCCATAGGTTCCATAGGCCCGACAACAAGTTATCGAATGGATCCCTATGCCCCGACCCTGATTGCAAAAGGGCTTAAGGGGATGATAGGCAAGGGAAATCGTTCAAGTTCTGTAATTGAGGCTATGATAAAGTATACAGCTGTTTATTTCGGAGCAGTGGGAGGCGCTGCTGCACTCGGTGCAAAAAGTATTAAAAAAGCGGAATTCATTGCTTACGAAGATCTCGGGCCTGAAGGTATCCGCAGGCTTGAAGTAGAAGACTTCCCTGCTGTAGTTGTAAATGACTGTTATGGCGGGGATTTGTATAAACAGGGATTGGAAAAGTACGGGAAACAGTGA
- a CDS encoding hydrogenase maturation protease, which yields MILQKQKTDDDIKTVYVGLGNTILSDDGVGIYVLREIGEKIDDSQVTIKEASVGGLELLDYITGFGRAVIIDAVRTGKYPPGTVVAIKADDLPGGSSLTRHQVPFSEALVLGRKIGMQLPSQILIFGIEAEDVTTFSEECTPVIAEKIPEIADKIISAVFMEE from the coding sequence GTGATTTTACAAAAACAAAAGACTGACGATGATATCAAGACTGTTTATGTGGGGCTTGGAAATACTATTCTCAGTGATGACGGGGTTGGTATTTATGTACTTCGTGAGATCGGGGAAAAAATTGACGATTCTCAAGTAACCATAAAGGAAGCAAGTGTTGGAGGGTTGGAGCTCCTTGATTATATTACAGGTTTTGGCCGTGCTGTAATAATTGATGCTGTACGCACGGGCAAATATCCTCCGGGCACGGTTGTAGCAATAAAAGCAGATGACCTGCCTGGAGGTTCGTCATTAACCCGTCATCAGGTACCTTTTTCTGAGGCTCTTGTACTTGGCCGTAAAATAGGCATGCAGCTTCCGTCACAAATTTTAATTTTTGGTATTGAGGCTGAAGATGTAACTACTTTTTCTGAAGAATGTACACCGGTTATTGCTGAAAAAATACCTGAAATTGCTGATAAAATAATCAGTGCCGTTTTTATGGAAGAATAA
- the nuoE gene encoding NADH-quinone oxidoreductase subunit NuoE, whose translation MSVDLTETEKIVEKYRGKNGVLIPLLQDVQKVYGFVPKEAVEYISKEMKIYPVEVYGILTFYSQFYLTPRGKHSIRVCQGTACHVMGGKALLDYLEGKLGIESGETTDDGMFTIERVACLGCCGMAPVVAVGDEFHGNCSVEMLDELVEKYRTRSDK comes from the coding sequence ATGAGTGTAGACCTCACGGAAACGGAAAAAATTGTTGAGAAGTACCGTGGCAAAAATGGCGTTTTAATACCTCTCCTTCAGGATGTACAGAAAGTATATGGATTTGTTCCCAAAGAAGCTGTTGAGTACATTTCAAAAGAGATGAAAATCTACCCTGTTGAGGTTTACGGTATTCTTACATTCTACAGCCAGTTTTATCTTACACCAAGGGGTAAACATTCCATCCGTGTTTGCCAGGGAACTGCCTGCCATGTTATGGGCGGTAAGGCACTGCTTGATTATCTTGAAGGAAAGCTTGGTATTGAGAGCGGAGAGACGACAGATGACGGTATGTTTACAATTGAGCGTGTAGCATGCCTTGGATGCTGCGGTATGGCTCCTGTGGTTGCTGTGGGAGATGAGTTCCATGGAAACTGTTCAGTGGAAATGTTAGATGAGCTGGTTGAGAAATATCGAACAAGGAGTGATAAGTAG
- a CDS encoding 4Fe-4S binding protein: MENRILICMGTSGLSAGAVDVEKNFRAALKEKGLENSWEVMRVGDRGLFRDVLVDIITPALGRITYQYVKPEDVEKIVEDHLINGKPYKKRQTGESYEQFFKDQTRIVLANCGEIDPMDMDQYIETGGYKGLEKTMSMSREEVLEEITKSGLRGRGGGGFPTGTKWKFCKNVESDKKYIVCNADEGDPGAFMDRSVLEGDPHAVLEGMAIAGYTVGADEGYIYCRAEYPLAIKTLTFAIEEAEKRNYLGKNILGSDFSFTLHIKEGAGAFVCGEETALIASIEGKKGRPNPRPPYPAVEGLWGKPTIINNVETLANVRHIITRGSEWFSSIGYKDSKGTKVFALAGKIKNTGLVEVPMGTTIRDLVFGPGGGMLKKKIKFKGVQLGGPSGGCLPESLLDTPIDYTSITETGAIMGSGGMIVMDEGTCMVDVARYFLEFTVAESCGKCVPCRVGLKRMQEVLEDICAGRGKEEHLEFLQSMGETIKNTALCGLGNTAPNPVLTTMRYFMEEYEEHIKDKECRAHECVELIHFEVMEEKCVKCGACYRACPTDAIEWKKGEYAFIDKEKCIKCKSCINACDFMAIK, encoded by the coding sequence ATGGAGAACAGAATATTAATATGTATGGGAACAAGCGGGTTATCAGCAGGAGCTGTGGATGTTGAGAAAAATTTTCGGGCTGCTTTAAAAGAAAAGGGGCTTGAAAATTCGTGGGAAGTTATGCGCGTCGGGGACAGAGGGCTTTTCCGTGATGTTCTCGTTGATATTATAACTCCTGCTCTCGGCAGAATTACTTATCAATATGTCAAACCTGAAGATGTGGAAAAGATAGTTGAAGATCATTTAATTAATGGAAAACCATATAAAAAGCGGCAGACAGGCGAGAGTTATGAACAGTTTTTTAAAGATCAGACAAGAATAGTTCTTGCCAATTGCGGTGAAATAGATCCTATGGATATGGATCAGTATATAGAGACCGGCGGATACAAAGGCTTAGAAAAAACCATGTCTATGTCAAGGGAAGAGGTACTGGAAGAAATTACAAAGTCGGGCCTTCGCGGAAGAGGAGGCGGAGGTTTCCCAACAGGGACAAAATGGAAGTTCTGTAAAAATGTTGAAAGCGACAAGAAGTATATTGTCTGTAATGCAGACGAGGGAGACCCCGGCGCTTTTATGGACAGAAGCGTGCTGGAGGGTGATCCTCATGCTGTTCTGGAAGGTATGGCTATTGCAGGGTACACTGTCGGAGCGGATGAGGGATATATTTACTGCCGTGCCGAATACCCTCTTGCAATTAAAACATTAACTTTTGCGATAGAGGAAGCGGAAAAGAGAAACTATCTCGGCAAGAATATTCTCGGAAGTGATTTTTCTTTTACCCTTCATATAAAAGAAGGTGCCGGAGCTTTTGTGTGCGGTGAAGAAACGGCTCTGATTGCATCAATTGAGGGGAAAAAGGGAAGGCCTAACCCCAGGCCCCCTTATCCTGCAGTTGAAGGGCTTTGGGGAAAGCCTACTATTATTAATAATGTGGAAACTCTGGCAAATGTCCGGCATATAATCACCCGCGGGTCAGAGTGGTTCTCCTCAATCGGATACAAAGACAGTAAAGGCACAAAAGTTTTTGCCCTTGCAGGCAAGATTAAGAATACAGGGCTTGTTGAAGTACCGATGGGAACAACTATCAGAGACCTTGTTTTCGGCCCGGGCGGAGGAATGCTGAAAAAGAAAATCAAGTTTAAAGGCGTTCAGCTTGGAGGCCCTTCAGGAGGATGCTTACCTGAATCTCTGCTTGATACACCTATTGATTATACGTCTATTACCGAAACCGGGGCAATAATGGGTTCCGGAGGTATGATTGTAATGGACGAAGGTACATGTATGGTTGATGTTGCAAGATACTTCCTTGAGTTTACAGTTGCTGAATCCTGCGGTAAGTGTGTTCCGTGCCGTGTAGGGCTGAAGAGAATGCAGGAAGTGCTTGAAGATATCTGTGCAGGCAGGGGAAAGGAAGAGCATCTTGAATTCCTTCAGAGCATGGGAGAAACCATTAAAAATACTGCTTTATGCGGTCTGGGTAACACAGCCCCAAATCCTGTTTTAACAACAATGCGTTATTTTATGGAAGAGTATGAAGAACATATCAAAGATAAAGAATGCAGAGCGCATGAGTGTGTTGAGCTGATTCATTTTGAAGTTATGGAAGAAAAGTGTGTTAAATGCGGTGCATGTTACAGAGCATGCCCTACTGATGCAATTGAGTGGAAAAAAGGTGAATACGCATTTATTGATAAAGAGAAATGTATTAAGTGCAAGTCTTGTATCAATGCATGTGATTTTATGGCAATAAAGTAG
- a CDS encoding FAD-dependent oxidoreductase gives MITVIIDDKKINVDPGKTILQAAHESGIYIPSLCFHPDLPPLSTCRLCIVEIEGMRGFHTSCNTKVQDGMKIKTKTPEIQKMRKQVLWLILSELPKDLPKSTELMKIAEYIGIEEVLSGFAPKSKDLPILTEEPLFVRDYNLCILCGRCVEMCQSVRGVGALGFVNRGIESRVATAYDVSYQDAACSFCGACVEVCPSGALTEKKEIDPDDREKTLLPCSYNCPAHIDVPEYVRLIAEGRFQDSLEIVRETVPFPHILGLVCDHPCESECRRDDLKGSISIRNLKRFVAEKDNGRWRSKFKINKDNGKKVAVVGGGPAGLSAAWFLRLKGYSVTVFEANKVAGGMMAAGIPKYRLPWHVLNKEIGEIERIGVEIKTNSKVDSISDLFNDGYKAVFLGMGAQLGMKMGLSGEDNPKVKDGISILKAVNFGEDFDLSGRVAVVGGGNVAMDVARTALRNGASEVSVIYRRTKAEMPADPEEVKEAENEGVVFNFLVNPVNVDSKNDNISVKCIRMQLGEPDASGRRRPVPVEGSEFAIDVDHLIIAIGQDYVIPKEFNVELERWGSIKVDSKTMKTSRDGVFAGGDVVTGPASVIKAIAAGTRAASSIDKYLGGDGEVFQKLVQKEEPDPWMGRREGFGYEERVVMKTIPVDERLKDPNKQVDLCFSDEEAVKEAERCLKCPLRLTINKAPVPDNFRE, from the coding sequence ATGATTACAGTAATAATTGATGATAAAAAGATAAATGTTGATCCTGGAAAGACAATACTGCAGGCTGCTCATGAATCCGGAATTTATATTCCCAGTCTTTGTTTTCACCCGGATCTGCCTCCTCTCAGCACATGCAGACTCTGTATCGTAGAAATTGAAGGCATGAGAGGTTTTCATACATCCTGCAACACAAAAGTACAGGATGGCATGAAAATAAAAACAAAAACCCCTGAAATTCAAAAAATGCGCAAACAGGTTCTCTGGCTTATTCTAAGCGAACTACCGAAAGACCTTCCCAAATCAACGGAACTGATGAAGATTGCCGAATATATCGGAATAGAGGAGGTACTTTCGGGATTTGCCCCGAAATCAAAAGATCTGCCTATACTTACAGAAGAACCTCTGTTTGTGCGGGATTACAATCTCTGTATTCTCTGCGGGAGATGTGTTGAGATGTGTCAGAGCGTACGCGGGGTCGGGGCTCTCGGATTTGTAAACAGAGGAATTGAATCCAGAGTTGCAACGGCGTACGATGTCAGCTATCAGGATGCAGCATGTTCATTTTGCGGTGCATGTGTGGAAGTGTGCCCTTCAGGTGCTCTTACGGAGAAAAAAGAAATTGACCCTGATGACAGGGAGAAAACACTTCTTCCATGCAGTTACAACTGCCCTGCACATATTGATGTGCCTGAATATGTCCGTCTTATTGCAGAGGGAAGATTTCAGGATTCTCTTGAAATTGTAAGAGAAACTGTTCCGTTCCCTCATATACTCGGCCTTGTATGCGATCATCCCTGTGAAAGCGAATGCCGAAGAGATGATCTTAAGGGATCCATATCAATAAGAAACTTAAAACGTTTTGTTGCTGAAAAGGACAACGGAAGATGGCGCAGCAAGTTTAAGATAAACAAAGATAACGGAAAGAAAGTTGCAGTTGTAGGCGGGGGCCCTGCGGGCTTGTCAGCAGCATGGTTTTTACGGCTTAAAGGCTATTCTGTCACAGTTTTTGAAGCAAATAAAGTTGCAGGCGGTATGATGGCTGCAGGAATTCCAAAATACAGGCTTCCCTGGCATGTTCTTAATAAAGAGATAGGAGAAATTGAGAGAATCGGGGTTGAGATTAAAACTAATTCAAAAGTGGATTCAATCTCTGATCTTTTTAATGATGGTTATAAAGCGGTTTTCCTCGGAATGGGAGCTCAATTGGGAATGAAGATGGGGCTGTCAGGAGAGGATAATCCGAAAGTGAAGGATGGAATATCCATACTTAAGGCTGTGAATTTCGGTGAAGATTTTGATCTCTCAGGAAGAGTAGCTGTTGTAGGAGGCGGTAATGTTGCAATGGATGTGGCAAGAACCGCATTACGAAACGGAGCCAGTGAGGTCTCTGTAATTTACAGGCGGACGAAAGCTGAGATGCCTGCTGACCCTGAAGAGGTAAAAGAGGCTGAGAATGAAGGTGTTGTATTTAATTTCCTCGTTAATCCGGTAAATGTCGATTCAAAAAATGATAACATCTCGGTCAAATGCATAAGAATGCAGCTTGGCGAACCTGATGCCAGCGGCAGAAGAAGGCCTGTTCCTGTTGAAGGGAGTGAATTTGCCATTGATGTTGACCATCTGATTATTGCCATAGGCCAGGATTATGTCATCCCCAAAGAATTTAATGTTGAACTTGAGAGATGGGGCTCAATTAAAGTTGACAGCAAAACAATGAAGACGTCAAGAGACGGAGTATTTGCAGGAGGTGATGTTGTCACAGGGCCCGCATCAGTAATTAAAGCGATTGCTGCAGGCACGAGGGCAGCTTCTTCAATCGATAAATATCTTGGAGGCGACGGAGAGGTTTTCCAGAAACTTGTACAGAAAGAGGAGCCTGATCCATGGATGGGCAGGAGAGAAGGGTTTGGCTATGAAGAACGTGTTGTTATGAAGACAATACCTGTGGATGAAAGGCTTAAAGATCCGAACAAACAGGTTGATCTCTGTTTTTCTGACGAGGAAGCTGTAAAAGAGGCCGAAAGATGCCTTAAATGCCCGCTCAGGCTTACAATTAATAAGGCGCCTGTACCTGATAATTTTAGAGAATAA
- a CDS encoding DUF177 domain-containing protein has translation MSLKITAGRGEYLCEFQASATGTFVCDRCLEEYKREIAVSSAVLFTFDHDNEDFESESVHILDRSSTEIDISSDVIDMLLIEVPVKKLCREDCKGLCPLCGVNLNKEKCSCPTDVIDPRWEGLKNINFSE, from the coding sequence GTGTCCTTGAAGATTACTGCCGGGCGCGGGGAATATTTGTGTGAATTCCAGGCTTCTGCTACAGGAACTTTTGTTTGCGACAGGTGCCTCGAAGAGTATAAGCGTGAAATTGCTGTATCAAGTGCTGTTCTTTTTACATTTGATCATGATAATGAAGATTTTGAGAGTGAATCAGTACATATACTGGATAGATCTTCAACAGAAATAGATATCAGCAGTGATGTCATAGATATGCTGCTGATTGAAGTACCTGTAAAAAAATTGTGCAGAGAAGATTGCAAGGGTTTATGCCCTCTCTGTGGAGTAAATCTTAATAAAGAGAAGTGTTCCTGTCCTACTGATGTAATTGATCCGAGGTGGGAAGGACTGAAAAATATTAATTTTTCAGAATAA
- the rpmF gene encoding 50S ribosomal protein L32, with product MALPKRKISRTRRDKRRTHKKLSAVQVVECPHCHQPKLPHRVCPNCGYYKGRMVIIPQE from the coding sequence GTGGCTCTTCCAAAGAGAAAAATATCAAGAACAAGAAGGGATAAGAGGCGGACTCATAAAAAACTCAGTGCGGTTCAGGTGGTAGAATGTCCACATTGCCATCAGCCAAAGTTGCCTCATCGTGTATGCCCGAATTGTGGATACTATAAGGGAAGAATGGTAATTATACCTCAAGAATAG
- the plsX gene encoding phosphate acyltransferase PlsX produces the protein MVPKIAVDAMGGDNAPRSAVTGAIEAARKAGGRYEIVLVGDKDEIENEMQHHLLLKGLPISIKHASQKVEMKESPSKVFRSKPDSSIAVAMKMQKEGEVDAVVSAGNTGAVMASALFLLGTVKGVLRPAIGSFMPHENGVCLMVDVGSVVNCKSQHLFQFGVMGSIFMNYVMDIKSPTVSLLNIGEESSKGTDVVKQAYNLLENSDMNFIGNIEGRDILKGKADVIVCDGFTGNVILKFGESLARMISRTMRRTIRGNLPGTIGMYLLRPSLRKFFKLFDYQEYGGAPLLGVKGTCIIGHGSSGPRAIKNAVEEAWRMIKERVASHIEEELAKRKGDESV, from the coding sequence ATGGTTCCGAAAATTGCTGTTGATGCAATGGGGGGGGACAATGCTCCCAGGAGTGCAGTCACAGGAGCGATTGAGGCAGCACGTAAAGCTGGGGGCAGGTATGAAATAGTACTTGTCGGAGATAAGGACGAAATAGAAAATGAGATGCAGCATCACCTGCTTTTAAAGGGACTGCCGATTTCAATAAAGCATGCTTCCCAGAAAGTTGAGATGAAGGAATCTCCGTCCAAGGTGTTTCGCTCAAAGCCTGATTCTTCAATTGCTGTTGCAATGAAGATGCAGAAAGAGGGGGAAGTAGATGCAGTTGTAAGCGCAGGCAACACAGGCGCTGTTATGGCATCGGCTCTTTTTCTGTTGGGAACAGTTAAAGGTGTTTTGAGGCCTGCAATTGGTTCTTTTATGCCTCATGAGAACGGTGTGTGTTTGATGGTTGATGTAGGCTCTGTTGTCAACTGTAAATCGCAGCATCTGTTTCAATTTGGGGTTATGGGCTCTATTTTTATGAATTATGTAATGGATATTAAATCGCCGACTGTAAGTTTGCTCAATATAGGCGAGGAGAGTTCAAAAGGTACTGATGTTGTGAAGCAAGCTTACAATTTGCTTGAAAACAGTGATATGAATTTTATCGGCAACATAGAGGGCAGAGATATTCTGAAGGGTAAAGCTGATGTTATTGTGTGCGACGGTTTTACCGGTAATGTGATTTTAAAATTTGGCGAGAGCCTTGCCAGGATGATTTCCAGAACAATGAGAAGAACTATAAGGGGAAATCTTCCCGGTACAATCGGAATGTATCTTTTAAGGCCCAGTTTGCGTAAGTTTTTTAAGCTTTTTGATTATCAGGAGTACGGCGGAGCGCCTCTTTTAGGTGTAAAGGGTACTTGTATTATAGGGCATGGCAGTTCAGGACCACGCGCTATAAAAAATGCAGTTGAAGAAGCATGGAGAATGATAAAGGAAAGGGTTGCAAGCCACATTGAGGAGGAGCTTGCCAAGAGGAAGGGAGATGAAAGTGTGTGA
- a CDS encoding ketoacyl-ACP synthase III: protein MKVCETSPAMILGTGRGIPEKVLTNFDLEKIVDTSDEWIRERSGIERRHILEEGKVNSDLSSEAALKALEDAGVKPEELDFIIVATITPDYIFPSTASQVQAKIGAVNAAAFDISAACSGFIYGLTLANSLIESEAANRILVIGAEILSRITDWEDRGTCVLFGDGAGAAVLGPAEGDRGIVSTYIKSDGRLGNLLSMPGGGSANPATHDTVDKRMHFIKMEGREVFKHAVRTMRDAANHALKLAGKTGEDIDLLIPHQANVRIIDAIASRLKLPDEKVYVNIQEFGNTSAASIPIALDEARRNGKLKKNDLCLIVAFGGGFTWGSALIRM from the coding sequence ATGAAAGTGTGTGAGACTAGTCCTGCAATGATTCTTGGGACAGGCAGAGGCATTCCTGAAAAAGTATTAACGAATTTTGACCTTGAAAAAATAGTTGATACATCAGACGAATGGATTCGTGAACGTTCCGGTATTGAAAGACGTCATATTCTTGAAGAAGGGAAAGTTAATTCGGATTTATCTTCAGAAGCTGCATTAAAAGCGCTGGAAGATGCAGGAGTCAAACCCGAAGAACTTGATTTTATAATTGTAGCAACAATAACACCTGATTACATTTTTCCGTCAACAGCTTCTCAGGTGCAGGCAAAGATAGGAGCTGTTAATGCTGCTGCTTTTGATATTTCAGCAGCATGCTCAGGCTTTATATACGGGCTGACTCTTGCTAATTCATTAATCGAGTCAGAAGCTGCAAATAGAATATTAGTTATAGGGGCAGAAATACTTTCCAGAATAACTGACTGGGAAGACAGGGGTACCTGCGTTCTTTTCGGAGACGGTGCAGGAGCGGCAGTACTAGGCCCTGCAGAAGGTGACAGGGGGATAGTTTCAACTTACATTAAGAGTGACGGCCGCCTTGGCAATTTGCTGAGTATGCCGGGAGGCGGTTCAGCTAACCCTGCAACTCATGATACAGTTGATAAAAGGATGCATTTTATTAAAATGGAAGGCAGAGAAGTATTCAAACATGCAGTAAGAACAATGAGAGATGCAGCCAATCATGCTCTTAAACTGGCAGGAAAGACAGGAGAAGACATAGATCTTTTAATTCCGCATCAGGCTAATGTAAGAATTATTGATGCGATTGCATCGCGCCTTAAGCTGCCTGATGAAAAAGTATATGTAAATATTCAGGAGTTTGGCAATACATCAGCAGCATCAATACCAATTGCACTTGATGAGGCGAGAAGAAACGGTAAGCTGAAAAAAAACGATCTTTGTCTTATTGTTGCATTCGGAGGCGGTTTTACATGGGGATCTGCATTAATCCGTATGTAG
- the fabD gene encoding ACP S-malonyltransferase — MGKIGFLFPGQGSQLVGMGSDFYESVPEARDIYTEASDVLGFDIADISFNGPEEKLKQTQFTQPALYVHSYAVQLLLKKKGVIPDAAAGHSLGEFSAHACAEAFSFRQGLELVKERGRLMQSAGEVKPGTMAAIIGLEAEAVMALCMDAADSGIVQPANYNAPGQIVVSGSIEGVAKAVELAKERGAKRAIQLPVSGAFHSPLMADVVEGFGEKLRSMQIKMVNIPVYANVTAYPVSSAEEIKSLLHNQLTHSVRWVETINNMIKDGVTEFIEVGSGKVLSGLVRRISRDVSVSQCGTIKDFDKF, encoded by the coding sequence GTGGGTAAGATTGGTTTTCTTTTTCCCGGGCAGGGCTCGCAACTGGTAGGCATGGGTAGTGATTTTTACGAGTCAGTTCCGGAAGCAAGGGATATTTATACCGAGGCATCTGATGTACTTGGATTTGATATTGCAGATATCTCTTTTAACGGGCCTGAGGAAAAACTAAAACAGACTCAATTTACACAACCGGCTCTGTATGTCCACAGTTATGCTGTTCAATTGCTTCTAAAGAAAAAAGGTGTAATCCCTGATGCTGCAGCAGGACACAGCCTTGGGGAATTTTCCGCTCATGCATGTGCCGAAGCATTTTCATTCAGACAGGGGCTCGAGCTTGTTAAAGAGCGGGGCAGGCTTATGCAGTCTGCAGGAGAAGTTAAGCCTGGTACAATGGCAGCAATTATCGGCCTTGAAGCTGAAGCGGTTATGGCTCTCTGTATGGATGCTGCAGACAGCGGCATTGTTCAGCCTGCAAACTATAATGCACCCGGGCAGATAGTTGTTTCCGGTTCCATTGAAGGAGTAGCAAAAGCTGTTGAGCTTGCAAAGGAGAGAGGCGCTAAGAGAGCTATCCAGCTTCCGGTAAGCGGCGCTTTTCATTCCCCTTTAATGGCTGATGTTGTTGAAGGGTTTGGTGAGAAGCTCAGATCAATGCAGATAAAAATGGTAAATATTCCTGTTTATGCGAATGTTACTGCTTATCCTGTAAGCAGTGCTGAAGAAATTAAGTCTCTTTTACATAATCAGTTAACTCATTCTGTAAGATGGGTTGAAACTATTAATAATATGATTAAAGACGGAGTTACTGAATTTATTGAAGTGGGATCAGGTAAAGTTCTTTCAGGCCTTGTACGAAGAATTAGCAGAGATGTATCTGTTTCCCAGTGTGGTACAATAAAAGATTTTGATAAATTTTAA
- the fabG gene encoding 3-oxoacyl-[acyl-carrier-protein] reductase: MSQLQGNVALVTGGARGIGRAIVLELARRGSDVIVSDIDLEGAEKTAAEASSLSVKSIAVSGDVSNADDVADMITKSIDAFGQIDILVNNAGITRDNLLMRLTEEDWDIVLKVNLKGAFLCTKSILRKMMKNRKGKIINIASVVGIMGNAGQSNYAASKAGLIGFTKSIAKEVGSRNIQVNCVAPGFIETEMTKKLSEDVKNDFLDSIPLKRAGYPEDVARVVAFLASSDADYITGQVINIDGGMLTS; this comes from the coding sequence ATGTCACAGCTTCAAGGTAATGTCGCTCTTGTTACAGGTGGGGCCAGAGGGATAGGAAGAGCAATTGTGCTTGAATTGGCGCGTAGAGGCTCGGATGTGATTGTTTCGGATATTGATCTGGAAGGCGCTGAGAAAACCGCAGCTGAGGCAAGTTCTCTATCAGTAAAATCCATAGCTGTTTCAGGCGATGTTTCAAATGCTGATGATGTGGCGGATATGATAACAAAATCTATAGATGCTTTCGGGCAGATTGACATACTTGTTAATAATGCAGGGATTACAAGAGACAACCTTCTTATGAGGCTTACTGAGGAAGATTGGGATATTGTTCTTAAAGTAAATTTAAAAGGCGCATTTCTCTGTACAAAAAGCATTCTGCGCAAAATGATGAAAAACCGTAAAGGGAAAATTATAAATATAGCGTCTGTGGTTGGTATAATGGGAAATGCAGGGCAGTCAAATTATGCAGCGTCAAAAGCAGGGCTTATAGGTTTTACAAAGAGTATTGCCAAGGAAGTAGGGTCACGCAATATACAGGTTAATTGTGTTGCTCCAGGATTTATCGAAACTGAGATGACAAAGAAACTCAGCGAAGATGTTAAAAATGATTTTCTTGATTCGATTCCATTAAAGAGAGCAGGTTATCCTGAAGATGTTGCACGAGTTGTTGCATTTCTTGCATCA